The Macaca nemestrina isolate mMacNem1 chromosome 9, mMacNem.hap1, whole genome shotgun sequence genome includes the window TTTAGTGAAAGAAACCAATATTGCTTAGAGGAAGGGCATATTCCAGTTCTGAGTGTGAAAGTTTCCATTTGAGCCTAGAAGAGCTTGCACTCTagaaaggaaagaataatgaCAATGACGCATGCTGCCAAATGATCCAGGATCTTACTTGAAGAGGCTTCTGCTGGTCTAAATATGGAAATTTGAGCATCAAAAGACATAGTAATTATGATTAATGGAAAATGACATATTGGCTAAAATTCATAAATTCACATGGCATTAATCAAATGAGATGAAATCTGTAGCACTAAGCTTCAATTTGCAGGAAGCACAAAAGGAACATGTCAAAGTGTGTCACGTGGATCAATGAGTAAGCCATTAGTAAGTGATGTGGAAATTTTTACAGAACAAATGAATTAATTTCTTTCATAAAACCGAAACTTTCACTGGATTCCTGACACCACCCTCTCCTGGTTGTCTCCACCTGTCTGGCAGCTCCTGTTCAATCTCCTTGCCAGTGCCTCTCTGCCTCACCGTCTCCTGTGGATTTTCCTGCCTGTTCCTTTTCATTCATGAACTTTCCCTAGGAGAACAAATCCATGTCTGTGAGTTTAGTTACTATCCATAAAACAATGACTGCAAACATCTGTATCTCCTCCTGGACCACTCTCTGAGCTCCAGACCAGAGCTGCCACTTCCCAACTCAGCACCTCCACATGGCTGTCTCACAGGAACTTTCATCCCCTCTGAAGAATTGTGCTCTTCCACCCCACTCAAATTGCCTTTCTCTCGTATCTTCTATTTCTGAGAGAAAAGAACTCTCATCCACATAGATGACATCAAAGCAGAAACTTGGAGACATGATTAAGCAAGAAGTGTGTGAAGAGCAGAAAGTCAGAGAAGGCCCTGTGGGCTAAGGGCTCACCTGGTTGCAGGTGGGCTTGTACTTGAGCCCTGGCTTGTTGAGGATGAGTTCCAGCAGCTTATGATTGAAATTGGACACCCCGATAGACTTGGTTAAACCTGCGTCTTTGCACTTCTCCAGGGCCTGCGGAGGAAGGATATGGGTGGTAGACCTTTagtgtaaatttttcttttcaattggCATTTGACTTTGTAAATGCTGGAAATCTgttttaacatatataaatattagacTGAATTAAACAGTTTTATCACTTGAATATACAATTTGCTAATGCATTACTTTGCTATGCATATACGTTTGTCTCCTTGATTCTATTACATGCACACTTAGGACAGCAAGTAGACATATTTGTTGTCTCCCACTTATTTCAATGGTACCTATTTGGCTTGAGACATGCAATAGTTCCTTAACAAATTATACCAAAGTCATAAGAAAGGAAGACTCTCAGGTTTTCTGTTAGTAGACGGTTTTTTGCTACATCTATTctagaatgttaaaaaaaaaatcaatcaaatgGGTTTTTCAAGGGCAGGTTCACCGTCCTGCACCTTCCACCCTCCTGCTGAGTCAGTCCGCAGCTGTCCCTCCTCCATGATGTGTTTCTATCCAAGGATAACACGCTGACCGCTCTTATAGGGCTCACATCCTCAACCTGATCTCAAGGCCAAAGGTGCTTCTGTGTCTAATTAGAACCTTAGAAGTTACAATTAAAATGAACCGTAGAGGCCATCTCATTCCACTCtctcacttcacagatgaggacacagaggcaCAGAGGTCAGATGTGAGGTCAGACAACTGCTGGAGCAAAATCGCATCTCTTCTGACCCCTCCTCCTGTGATTTCAACCTCACCACACAGTGCTGCCTGGTGTCTGCAGCAGAACATACCTCCCAAGTGTCACAAAGGTCCACAGTTTCTAAAATAATCTCCCCACTGGCATTCTTTGGCAGTAATTCTTCCCCAGCCTGGAAAATAGAACAGAAGATAAAGAAGGATGTTTTCTATGGAACTCCCCTTTCTGGTGCCTAATGAGTTTGTTCAAACAACCTTCACGAGTTTCAGGAGGCTGTGATTATTAATCTGAGTGTGCCTatttgtgcctgtgtgtgcatgcatgtgtgcatgtgtgtatatatatgtgtgggtatgtgtgtaaatgtgtttgtgtgtgtgtttgcaggcATGTGTGGattatgtgtacatatgtgtatgtgtgtgcaaacAAAGACATgggttgaaagaaaaaaatcgtGAGTGACTGTCGCAAAACACATTGCCCCAGTAACCTCCAGGCTCCATCCTCCACATGTCCCTACTCTTCACTAAGAATGAGGTCCCTATAGTTGGAATTCATTTTGTTTCCCAAGGACAAACTGATGTGGAGGACAGAGCTTAGTATAACCATTCAGTGTGTTTAGCCCCAGTTTATGCTTACCCAACTCAGATAGTAAGGACATCAGATGTGCTCAGCCAATGTCCCCTGTGATGAGAGGTTGGATCAGTGAAGCCCAAAGGAGCCCAGTTGTGCCACATGCACCATCACAGATATCTCTCTTTTGTTGGGCTGAGGGGTACATATGGGAGACCCTCCTGTTAAAGAGGTGGGGGTTCCTATTGTATCTCTGCAGTCTGTGGTAACTCAACATTCTTGAGGATCCTAACAGCTCAGGGCCTCCATTCAGGAACACAAGCACTGAGACAGGGCAATGCCCTCAACTATCTAGGGTGGAGGAAGTGAGATCATTGAATCTGAACCCCCCCTTAAGGCTGGGGGACAAGGATAGACAGAAAATCTTGATGGTAGAGCACTCAATGTGAAAGATACTCATGAAAGATTTGGATGTCCTATGCACCTCACTCAAATCTGCCTCTCTCTGGAAGAACCCAGGAAACCAAGCCAGAATGAGATAATTCAGGTGCTTATAACAATGATGAAACAGTCTTGGGCataacaaggaaaaacaaaagctgacCTTCATAGCAAATGGTACATGAATAATGAAGAGATCTACATAATCCAGTCCAAGTTTCTTCAGTGAACTTTCTAGGGCTGGGCGAACCAATTCTGGCCGAAGGAAAGTAGCCCAAAGCTGCAGTGACCAAAAGAAACAAAGTGGATTATAATTTTACACATTTGAGGACCAAAATGAAACTTCATGGTCAGATACTGAGATGTGAGTCTTAAAACACTGTAGTCTAAAGCTAAAAGAGTGGCACTAAATATATGTTACTCAGTATAAATCAGGTCCTCGATGGGACACTGAGATTTCCTTGAATGACTGCAatgtaagaaaactgaaaaaaactaACAAGGGGCAGGAAAATCAACTTCAGTGTATCAAGGGTTAGAGGAGTCATCCACCAAAATGAGTCAATAAATGGCAGGACAGAGAGAACAGAATCTCTTGTCCTGTATAATAAATTCCCAGGAAGAATTATTCTGAGAGACTCACATTCTAAAATTAAGTTTGTATCGATATAAACACACACAGGGTGCATCCCTGAAGACTTCAGCTCTGTTTACATTGGAAGCATGGATCTCCACCTAGGACAATTTTAGAAAGTTCAGAAATCTCAATGCTGATTttagaaaaagtattttcttGTCTGGATCCCTTTTCTGAATAATATCTAACTTTACTTGCTACATCCTAAGATCTCCTGAAGGAGTGGACCCATAGTGGCTTGGTTAATCTGTACAACAGTTAAAGGagataagtattattatttccattttatatatgaatacTGTCTGATGCTCAGAGACACTAAAGAACTGTGTTCCACCGTAACATATTTCAGAGTAAGCAagtcatttctgtttctgtttctataaTGTGCCTTCCCAATATTAGGAGGTAAATAAACAATTCAACTTACaccatattttcatttcaaaataacataTCTCAACTGGTAGTGGCCTCTGACCACTTCACACACAGAACTTTCACCTTGGTAGTGTAGAATATATCCTCTCTCTTGACAGTACCATCAGCAATCTTCTCCCAAATGGCCTGTCCAACCTCCTCCTCATTTTGGTATAAGTACGCTGAATCAATATGGCGGAAGCCTACGTCAATAGCCACTTTGGTGGCTTCAGCAGCCTGGCTTTTGGGAGTCTACAAGACAGGAGTAAGAGGAGTTGTTGATCTGCCCGAACCAGAGAACATCAATGCATTTCCCCCAATGGCATTTTCACTGGTAGTTTCTGCTGGCCTCCTCCTCCAATTTTGATGGCATGGGTTTCAATGATAGACCTGTACTCTAAGGACATTGATTAAACTCCAGTATAACTTCTATTCCCAAATGAATTAGAGAAATCAGCTTCACCCTGGAGTATGGAAAAATTGTGTCTCATTCCATATCAATCAATTGTAGAAACTGAATATAACATATGTTAGACACACCTTATACTTACtggataaaatggaaaattatgcCATTGACAGCAACGGCCCTGTCTGATGGCTGTTGTAAATTCACTTCTCATGTTATAGTTCTACCAAGATTAAGCACATTGTTCTCTCATTTTTAGAGCAATTCTTGCAAAGAAACCCCAAAGCTGCCCCTACCTCACTGTGACCAGAGTGTGACACTTTAAATTCCCTTCAGTGAACTGAGTGGATGGCTGAATAGTGTATTTCACTGAGAAGCACAATCTAGTCCCCATTATGACGTTATGACTCTGAGTTTTCCCTTCTCATTTCCTAATGTGTGGAATTGAGATAAAAAAGTTAGGGTGGGCTCTTGGTAAAACTCCTTTAAACAGAGAAATGGCCTGAAAAATCAGGCTGCAgacacagataaggaaacttacACAAATCTCTGGCCCATTCAGATGAAAGACCAAGGCCAACATAAAAACACATTTGTCCTTTATGCCTAAGACATACCAACAACTACACTAATAAGAGAACAAGACTCAACATAAAAACGCCTTTGTCCTTTAAACCTAAGACATGCCCACAACTACACTAGTAAGAGAACAAGACCCAACATAGAAATGCCTCTGTCCTTTGTATAACCAACAGGCTTCTAGAAAgtagtctctttttctttctgtggatATGTACACTATGGGCTACAGTGGGTTCCAGTggacacttttcttttttggacatGCTTTTGACTGTGAGCTGAGCCTCTAAGAATCATCACTACAGTGTCTGATTGCTCCTGGCCAAGGTTTTTGGTCAAGCTTTTACTTCAACTCTCTATTAGTCTCAGACCAAGGTCCTGGACAAAACTTTCACTGCAGTCTCTGATTAGTCCTGGGCCTAGGTCCAAGGCAAAGCTGAGTAACACTTTCTGTAAGTCCGGTCAACACATTCCTTCCCTTCCCAGTTCAAAACACCCCAGACCCAACTTCAGAGTTGACAACCCATTCAGGTCCCCTCTCTACTacagagagctttcttctttcatttattaaacCTTCATTCTAACCTCACCTTTTGTGTCCACAATTTTGTTGGTGGTTGGTCAAACTTTGGATGATACCTCACAAGAGACTACTACATTTTTGATACATTGATGAGACTGTAACACATTTTTGGTGCATGGGTTGGGAATGGTATTAATGGGAAGGGTGAGCAGGAGCCAACTTCCAAACTCTTTActttcatttcagatttttttttttctctcaagagCAAACAAAACACTGGGCCCCTGTCAGTAAATAGGGCAGCTGCCAGTCTTACAAGACTCAGGGGACAGGCTTCCTGGAGAGGACTTTGTCAATCCCTATCATCCTCAGGTGTTGGGAATGTTGACTCTGTTCCACTCCAGTTTTCTTTCATGGAAGACCTAGCTGTTGCATGCATGCAAACTTTCAGAGGTCCTAAGACAACAAAGTTTCTGGCTGAGGCTACACCTCAATGTTACCTGAAGGCGCCTGTACTAACTCCAGTTCCCAACAGCTTATCAGGGCTTTGGCACCAGAACTTATAGCCTTTCctattgcattttctttctctcttttcatggCTGTCATGTCTTCTGTTCCTTCTTCGTAGACAATGTTATAGCATTTTTACAAGCTGTGAATATATTCTTGTTGGGTAAACTCAGCCAGTGTTGTAGTAATCAGGAATGTAATTCAAATAGGTACTGTTTTTGTGATTCCCTAGAAACAAGTGGAATTCAACATTTCTGTCTAAATTTTCACCTAATAAGGGTCTTTTTGTCCCTACTGATAGACATTCATGACACTGTATAGGGGGTCATTTCACCATGAGTGAATACCTTCCTCCCTCTCCATTTGGGTTGTCTTTCCTCCATGTAAAAATTCACCACTGCCCAATGTATTTTAACGGTTGCTTTATGagactaattaattttttttctactgtgaGACATACAGGAACAGCCTATTATGCCTCTGACCTCTAATTTCTGCCTGCAAAAAATTTGGAGTCAGAGTTTTTACCTAACATTTCAGACCCTACAACACCACCTAGGGGGATGGCATTTTTTTCTCCATGGGGAGCCTTGTCAGCCCTTTGCTCAAAACCTCTGGTTTCCCAATTCCTCTCTCTCCTATGTCCCTCTAACAGTGATCAAACTTCATACCCTATCTGTGAACAGAAATACACCACTTTCAACAATCAGAAAGAAACCTCCCTTGAGAAACAAATTCTAGCCTCAGTGCTGTCCCCATTAGAGGGAGGACAGCCATTCAATCCTCAGGTTCTTTTGAGACACCTGTTCTACATCCAGTTACACTGACATTTAAACAAAAAGGAGTACTTTATGTTTAATAGTCAATCAGTCCCATTCTCTAGAAATTCAATGCTTTACCAGCACCATAGCTAGAAAAGACAGAGATGAGGTTAAAACGCTCCCTTCATTAAAGGGTCTTACCCAAATCCAACTACTGTACAATGTCTCTCAGACACCTAGGGTTCCCCCAGGGAGGCTTATGGTCTAAGAAACCTAGAAAGACAGAGAACTAGTACTTCATACAGGTGAACATGACTACTCCTAACGACTAACTTGTTCAGATCTATGGGTGAAGGTCACATTTGCATCCATGGGTGACTCCTATAACAGTCACTGGGACCTGGAGgatgagagaaaagaggaaaagggagacactctttctttctctccacccTGGGTCactctaaaaagaagaaagagactaAGGAACATCTTTTCTCCTCCCCTTTTCTAGATGAGTAACAAACCATCTTCAGCCTGCACTCTTCTCAAGTGCATTTTGAAGCACTGAGATTCCTTTGACCCTGAGACTgaaaaaaagactcaaattctTATACACAAGGACATGGCTTTCTTACCAACTCTAGGATGGACAGGCCTAGACTCCTGAGAAAAGTGTTAATTTTAACGCTATCCAACAACTAGATCTTTTCTGCAGACAGGAGAGGAAATGGTCTGAAGTTTCCTATGTACAAGCCTTCTTTGCCCTGAAAAACAACCCAGATCTTTGTAAGCATTATAAAATTGACCCTGCCCTCTTAACAGTTACATCAGACAAGCCCACAGTAGACAACTCCCCAAAGTCAGAGAAAAGAACCCCCAGAGAACCCTGAAATGCAACTCCCAGGTGTCCCAGCCCTTGTCCCCACTTCACAGAGCCTCTGTAGTCAGATAATCATCAATTCCTCCAGTTCTACCACCCAAACCCCCGAATCCACTACTATCCCTACAAGAAATGCCTGATAGTCATGGTACCACTACAGTTTAGATTCCTTTTTCATTACAAGACTTTAAACAAATAGAGGGAGACCTGGGCAAGTTATTCGATGACACTGACAGATATATAAAGGCTTTCCAAAATCTAACTTAAGTGTTTGATCTTACATAGAGAGATGTTATGTTACTCTTGAACCAAACCCTAACTACTGAGAAGCAGAGAGCTCTGCAAACAACAAAGAGATTCAGAGATGAAAACATATCTCCTATAACTGgctgaaaaagaaaaccagtaaaaaggggaaagagaatgaaaaagagacAAGATCCCCATTCCCGATAAGAAGGGAGACAACGTCCCTTGAAAACCGTAATTAGAGTTCTAGTGATCCCATAGAGGTGTGAAAAAGAAAGCACTCTCTGATGTACATATTAAAAGACTTACAAAAAATCAGAACCAAATCTCTTAATTACTCTAAAATGTGCATGTTGAAtctaaaaacagatgaaaatacCTCA containing:
- the LOC105490778 gene encoding aldo-keto reductase family 1 member C15 isoform X1, yielding MTDLKQSYSVRLNDGHFMPVLGFGTYAPDHTPKSQAAEATKVAIDVGFRHIDSAYLYQNEEEVGQAIWEKIADGTVKREDIFYTTKLWATFLRPELVRPALESSLKKLGLDYVDLFIIHVPFAMKREADLSEVHRTSKSFAGEELLPKNASGEIILETVDLCDTWEALEKCKDAGLTKSIGVSNFNHKLLELILNKPGLKYKPTCNQVECHPYLNQSKLLEFCKSKDIVLVAYSALGSQRDPQWVDPDSPHLLEEPILKSIAKKHSRSPGQVALRYQLQRGVVVLAKSFSEKRIKENFQIFDFELTPEDMKAIDGLNRNLRYDKLQFAANHPYFPFSEEY